The following proteins come from a genomic window of Eisenibacter elegans DSM 3317:
- a CDS encoding LytR/AlgR family response regulator transcription factor, with translation MKNQGPIQIAIVEDDIIIAQELRLNLQKLGYEVLAAVSSGEALLEVLQTQIPDLVLLDINLAGAWDGIDTAQQLRQHVDLPFIFLSALADRQTLERAKITDPEAYLVKPAKIEDLQRAIELALHRHKKQQSQPAPQSAQQGLWLNEQLFVKTKNRLERVDLSKIQWIEARDIYCVLKTTHEKHVVSMALKAFEQLLPMPPFLRVHRSYIVAIDKIEAIEDNNLLIEKEYIPVGKTYREALLKHLRIV, from the coding sequence ATGAAAAATCAAGGCCCTATTCAAATTGCGATTGTTGAGGATGATATCATCATTGCACAAGAGCTTAGGCTCAACCTCCAGAAGCTCGGCTATGAGGTTTTGGCAGCGGTATCGTCAGGAGAGGCGCTGCTCGAAGTACTCCAAACACAGATACCCGACCTCGTATTGCTCGACATCAACCTCGCCGGCGCTTGGGATGGCATCGATACGGCCCAACAGCTTCGCCAACACGTAGACCTTCCCTTTATTTTTCTTTCGGCCTTGGCCGACCGGCAGACCTTGGAGCGCGCCAAAATCACAGACCCGGAGGCCTACCTTGTCAAACCAGCCAAAATAGAAGACCTACAACGCGCTATAGAGCTGGCCTTACATCGCCACAAAAAACAACAGAGCCAACCCGCCCCCCAAAGTGCCCAACAAGGGCTTTGGCTCAACGAGCAGCTGTTTGTCAAAACCAAGAACCGCCTAGAGCGGGTAGATTTGTCCAAAATCCAATGGATTGAAGCCCGGGATATTTACTGTGTGCTCAAAACCACCCACGAAAAACACGTAGTCAGTATGGCTCTCAAAGCCTTTGAACAATTGCTGCCTATGCCTCCCTTTTTGCGCGTACACCGCTCATATATTGTGGCCATTGATAAGATAGAGGCCATCGAAGACAACAACCTACTCATCGAGAAGGAGTATATCCCTGTTGGCAAAACCTACCGCGAAGCCTTGCTCAAACACCTGCGCATTGTCTAA
- a CDS encoding sensor histidine kinase, protein MKYHKLFWGICVWLWLMGNMGLQAQHISADTVRLHSGIASLDLGAEVYHQGLGLVVDSIGQWGVYQTHRLEFWLHNQSSDTLHYLLDAGNWAYQTLLMDDLETKAGQRLQTGRFLPISARTYPQHEQYFPLKLAPQQIYRLRLSLREEMAFYQQQKLRIRLLNPAQVQEEQSNILFYQGIFLGILGVMALYNFLIFWAVRDISFWYYVLSITGLGMYFMFYYGFSLEWLWPGCPRWHAYSFAFIVPFSRISWVMFTKTYLNLSHNLPSANKAINYVIYLYLVPPVLGTVALLWGWDLSRLAVDWIGVMGIVVLSAMVVLGILVWREGYRPAAFFLIANIIFSFGSILFIIREVGVFPDTLLTRYSVQIGAVVQVVLFSLGLADRLNSAQQALARQALETERLALEKETERKRLIEEQKVALEQEVAQRTADLNRVVAQLQELNHIKDRFFSIISHDLRSPLATLASFLNILIDYSDNFSADELQLMARKTRQSVNNLSDLLENLLEWALSQMDMSHFEPQQLPLENLVQEIIGLLEVSAQEKNIVVQTHIPEHLSVFADRNMLSFVLRNALVNALKFTDSGGTIQICAQEEGALVWVQIKDNGIGISAEDLDKIFNPQLHFTRRGTQHEKGTGLGLLLCKEFVEKGGGQIILQSDLGKGTTLSFSVPVVRP, encoded by the coding sequence TTGAAATACCACAAGCTTTTTTGGGGCATCTGTGTGTGGCTGTGGCTGATGGGGAATATGGGGCTGCAAGCGCAACACATCTCCGCAGATACAGTCAGGCTACACTCTGGCATTGCTTCGCTCGACCTTGGGGCAGAGGTATACCATCAGGGGCTAGGGCTTGTTGTTGACAGCATCGGGCAGTGGGGTGTTTATCAGACACATAGGCTAGAGTTTTGGCTACACAATCAAAGCAGCGATACCCTCCATTATCTGCTTGATGCGGGTAACTGGGCTTACCAAACATTGTTGATGGATGACTTAGAAACAAAAGCTGGCCAACGTTTACAGACCGGACGCTTTTTGCCCATATCAGCCCGTACTTACCCCCAACACGAACAATATTTCCCACTCAAATTGGCTCCCCAACAGATTTACCGCCTGCGGTTGAGCTTGCGGGAGGAGATGGCGTTTTACCAGCAACAAAAGCTACGTATACGCCTTCTCAATCCGGCTCAAGTACAGGAAGAACAAAGCAATATTTTGTTTTATCAAGGGATTTTCCTGGGCATATTGGGCGTAATGGCTCTTTATAACTTCCTTATTTTCTGGGCTGTGCGCGATATTAGCTTCTGGTATTATGTCCTTTCCATTACGGGTTTGGGAATGTACTTTATGTTTTACTATGGGTTTTCGTTGGAGTGGCTATGGCCCGGTTGCCCCCGATGGCATGCCTACAGCTTTGCCTTTATTGTACCTTTCTCGCGTATTTCGTGGGTGATGTTTACCAAAACCTACCTCAACTTGTCTCATAACCTACCATCGGCCAACAAGGCAATCAATTATGTGATTTACCTCTACCTAGTGCCGCCCGTTTTGGGGACGGTGGCCTTGCTGTGGGGGTGGGATTTGAGCCGCCTAGCAGTAGACTGGATTGGAGTGATGGGGATTGTGGTATTGTCGGCTATGGTGGTATTGGGTATCTTGGTTTGGCGAGAGGGGTATCGGCCTGCGGCCTTTTTTTTGATTGCCAACATTATTTTCAGTTTTGGCTCTATTCTGTTTATTATCAGAGAAGTAGGTGTGTTCCCCGATACTTTGCTCACACGCTATAGCGTACAAATAGGCGCAGTAGTTCAGGTGGTTTTATTTTCGTTGGGCTTGGCCGACCGCCTCAATAGCGCCCAACAAGCGCTGGCACGGCAGGCTCTCGAAACAGAACGACTCGCCCTCGAAAAAGAAACAGAGCGTAAACGCCTGATAGAAGAACAAAAAGTAGCGCTAGAGCAAGAGGTTGCCCAGCGTACTGCCGATCTCAACCGTGTTGTTGCCCAGCTCCAAGAGCTGAACCATATCAAAGACCGCTTTTTTTCGATTATTTCCCACGACTTGCGCAGCCCCTTGGCTACCTTGGCATCGTTTCTTAATATTCTGATTGATTATTCGGACAACTTCAGTGCGGATGAACTTCAGCTGATGGCGCGCAAAACCCGCCAGTCGGTCAATAATCTCTCCGATTTGCTCGAAAATCTCCTCGAATGGGCGCTTTCACAAATGGACATGAGCCATTTTGAGCCACAACAACTGCCCTTGGAAAACTTGGTACAAGAGATTATCGGCCTGCTAGAGGTCAGTGCCCAAGAAAAAAATATCGTTGTACAAACCCACATCCCAGAACATTTGTCTGTATTTGCAGACCGCAATATGCTCTCTTTTGTACTGCGCAATGCCTTAGTCAATGCCTTGAAATTTACGGACAGCGGCGGTACCATCCAAATCTGTGCCCAAGAAGAGGGAGCCTTGGTTTGGGTACAAATCAAGGACAATGGCATCGGAATCAGTGCCGAAGACTTGGATAAGATTTTTAATCCGCAGTTACATTTCACCCGCCGAGGTACTCAGCACGAAAAAGGTACTGGCCTAGGGCTGTTGCTCTGCAAGGAGTTTGTAGAAAAAGGCGGGGGGCAGATTATCCTCCAAAGCGACTTAGGCAAAGGTACTACCTTGAGCTTTAGCGTGCCTGTTGTGAGGCCATAA
- a CDS encoding sterol desaturase family protein → MLNPTTIAIPLYFLLIGLELMAAHYQKTKLYRLNDAITNINTGASQQIVAVLMRLIGVNIYAWLYTSPINLQLVGTTFSWLNFIILFIAWDFCYYWAHRMSHEINLMWSGHVVHHQSEDYNLSVALRQSWFQGIWTAPFYLPLAFVGFRPEDVVYVSGLNLIYQFWIHTEIVGKLGPLEWVFSTPSHHRVHHGRNPEYIDKNHGGVFIIWDRMFGTFQEEKAKPVYGITTPVKSWNPVWVNFAHFKTIGQQLSEARSWQDKLKVLFYKPGWSAKMAAYLPIPEVDRQTTPKFVTPTTPGLNAYVLIQYLLAMVGTALLLFQVETLPLLPKVIGCLLVIWYVGSTGALFEYRSWAYALELTRLWVSVGAVSYLLYTQPLIVWLMPAMVALALGSSLWLLYLRRQAAGQLELLGVKYPMLK, encoded by the coding sequence ATGTTGAACCCTACTACAATTGCCATCCCGCTCTACTTCCTGCTGATAGGTTTGGAGCTTATGGCCGCCCATTATCAAAAGACAAAGCTCTACCGCCTCAATGATGCCATTACCAATATCAATACTGGGGCAAGCCAACAAATTGTGGCTGTATTGATGCGGCTGATAGGAGTCAATATCTATGCTTGGCTCTACACCTCCCCCATCAATCTGCAACTAGTCGGGACTACGTTTAGCTGGCTGAACTTTATCATCCTGTTCATTGCTTGGGACTTTTGCTACTACTGGGCACACCGGATGAGCCACGAAATCAACTTGATGTGGAGCGGGCACGTCGTTCATCACCAAAGCGAAGACTACAACCTCTCAGTGGCTTTGCGCCAAAGTTGGTTTCAAGGTATCTGGACTGCTCCTTTTTACCTCCCGCTGGCCTTTGTAGGCTTTCGCCCAGAAGACGTGGTGTATGTATCAGGGCTGAATCTCATCTACCAATTCTGGATTCACACCGAAATAGTGGGCAAACTCGGGCCGCTGGAGTGGGTCTTCAGCACTCCTTCACACCACCGCGTACACCACGGGCGCAACCCCGAATATATTGACAAAAACCACGGTGGCGTTTTCATCATCTGGGATAGGATGTTTGGAACTTTTCAAGAAGAAAAAGCCAAACCTGTCTATGGCATCACAACACCGGTCAAAAGTTGGAATCCTGTATGGGTCAATTTTGCCCACTTCAAAACCATCGGCCAACAACTTTCTGAAGCCCGCTCTTGGCAAGATAAGCTCAAGGTATTGTTTTACAAACCAGGCTGGAGCGCCAAAATGGCAGCCTATCTGCCAATACCAGAAGTAGACCGCCAAACTACTCCCAAGTTTGTAACCCCTACTACTCCGGGGCTGAATGCCTATGTGCTGATTCAATACCTGCTGGCCATGGTGGGGACAGCCTTGCTGCTGTTTCAGGTCGAAACGCTGCCCCTGTTGCCCAAGGTCATCGGGTGTTTGTTGGTGATATGGTATGTGGGCAGCACAGGAGCGTTGTTTGAGTATCGTTCGTGGGCCTATGCCCTAGAGCTCACCCGGCTTTGGGTCAGTGTGGGTGCTGTGAGTTATTTGTTATACACCCAGCCGCTGATTGTCTGGCTAATGCCTGCTATGGTTGCACTGGCCTTAGGTTCTTCGTTGTGGCTGCTGTACTTGCGTCGGCAAGCCGCCGGCCAACTCGAATTGTTGGGGGTAAAATACCCGATGCTCAAATAA
- a CDS encoding RidA family protein yields MKRQNISSGAPWESRVGYSRAVRIGQTIEVSGTVASDAEGKLIGTGDAYAQAMYIFQKIGTALSQAGAGLEDVIRTRVYLTRLEDWDAVGAAHAEVFGDIRPASTMLVISALVNPDMLVEIEASAVLP; encoded by the coding sequence ATGAAGCGTCAAAACATTTCTTCGGGTGCGCCTTGGGAGAGCCGCGTGGGCTACTCACGTGCCGTACGTATCGGCCAAACTATCGAGGTATCCGGTACGGTAGCCTCCGACGCAGAGGGCAAGCTCATTGGCACGGGTGATGCCTACGCGCAGGCCATGTACATTTTCCAAAAAATTGGCACAGCGCTCAGCCAAGCCGGGGCGGGGCTGGAGGATGTCATACGGACGAGGGTGTATCTCACGCGCCTCGAAGACTGGGATGCTGTAGGTGCGGCGCATGCCGAGGTGTTTGGCGACATTAGACCCGCCTCCACAATGCTGGTCATCAGCGCATTGGTAAACCCCGATATGTTGGTAGAAATAGAAGCCTCAGCAGTATTGCCCTAG
- the nadD gene encoding nicotinate (nicotinamide) nucleotide adenylyltransferase, giving the protein MKIGLFFGSFNPIHIGHLVIANTMAETTDLDQVWMIVSPQNPFKKQKNLLHEFDRYDMVQQAIADNAKLRVSDIEFHLPKPSYTIDTLTVIQERFAQHEFVLIMGSDNLRHFEKWKNHDKILKYFSLYVYPRPDSEATQWDNHPKVRWVAAPMMDISATFIRRCIEARQSIRYLVPDDVIAYIERKKFYQ; this is encoded by the coding sequence ATGAAGATAGGCTTATTTTTTGGGTCTTTTAACCCTATTCATATCGGACATTTGGTCATCGCCAATACCATGGCCGAAACCACTGACCTGGACCAAGTCTGGATGATTGTTTCTCCTCAAAACCCGTTTAAAAAGCAAAAAAACCTCCTTCACGAGTTTGACCGTTATGACATGGTACAGCAAGCCATTGCTGACAATGCAAAGCTTCGCGTCAGCGACATTGAGTTTCACCTACCCAAGCCTAGCTATACCATCGACACCCTGACGGTCATACAGGAGCGTTTTGCCCAACACGAGTTTGTACTTATCATGGGAAGCGACAACCTGCGGCACTTTGAAAAGTGGAAAAACCACGACAAAATTCTGAAATACTTCAGCCTTTATGTATACCCACGCCCCGATAGCGAAGCTACCCAATGGGACAATCACCCGAAGGTGCGTTGGGTAGCGGCTCCAATGATGGATATTTCGGCTACTTTCATCCGGCGCTGTATCGAGGCGCGGCAGTCCATCCGCTATTTGGTTCCTGATGATGTCATTGCCTATATTGAGCGTAAAAAATTTTATCAATAA
- the carA gene encoding glutamine-hydrolyzing carbamoyl-phosphate synthase small subunit: MKEAILLLEDGTYLKGKALGKFSTTTGELCFNTGMTGYQEIYTDPSYYGQIIVNTNAHIGNYGTAAKDNESDSVKISGLVCNAFSHSFSRAKAEASLQDYLDRAGLVGIWDIDTRALVTHIRSKGAMNAIISTETTELEALKAQLAQVPSMKGLELSSAVTTEKPYFVGNPDARFKVAVLDLGIKRNILNNFISRDSYCQVFPARTDFATMQAWQPDGYFISNGPGDPAAMSYATQTVKAILEAGVPLFGICLGHQILAQAVGVSTYKMHNGHRGLNHPVKNLITGRAEITSQNHGFGVDKSSLEQNSRVLVTHINLNDQTIEGIRIKDAPAFSVQYHPESSPGPHDSRYLFDDFVQLMKDKR, from the coding sequence ATGAAAGAAGCCATTTTATTATTGGAAGACGGCACTTACCTCAAGGGTAAGGCCTTGGGCAAATTTAGCACCACCACCGGTGAGCTATGCTTCAACACCGGGATGACGGGCTACCAAGAAATCTACACAGACCCTTCGTATTATGGGCAAATTATTGTCAATACGAATGCACACATTGGCAACTATGGCACAGCAGCCAAGGACAATGAGTCGGATAGTGTCAAGATTAGCGGCTTGGTTTGCAACGCTTTTTCCCATTCTTTCTCGCGTGCCAAGGCCGAAGCCTCGCTACAAGATTACCTAGACCGCGCCGGCCTAGTAGGAATTTGGGATATCGACACCCGCGCTCTGGTAACTCACATCCGCAGCAAAGGAGCGATGAATGCCATTATCTCTACCGAGACTACTGAGCTTGAGGCGCTAAAGGCGCAGCTGGCTCAGGTTCCTTCAATGAAAGGACTGGAGCTTTCTTCTGCCGTAACGACCGAAAAGCCCTATTTTGTGGGCAATCCTGATGCCCGTTTCAAGGTAGCCGTACTTGACTTGGGTATCAAGCGCAATATTTTGAACAACTTCATCAGCCGCGACAGTTACTGCCAAGTATTTCCAGCACGTACGGACTTTGCGACGATGCAGGCCTGGCAGCCCGACGGGTATTTCATTTCTAATGGCCCCGGCGACCCTGCTGCGATGAGCTATGCCACCCAAACCGTTAAGGCCATTCTCGAAGCTGGAGTACCACTGTTTGGTATTTGCCTCGGGCATCAGATATTGGCGCAAGCAGTAGGCGTGAGTACGTATAAGATGCACAACGGGCACCGAGGACTGAACCACCCTGTCAAAAACCTAATCACCGGCAGGGCCGAAATCACCTCCCAAAACCACGGCTTTGGGGTAGACAAAAGCTCTTTGGAGCAAAACAGCCGCGTATTGGTAACGCATATCAACCTCAACGACCAGACTATCGAGGGAATCCGTATCAAGGATGCGCCGGCCTTTTCGGTACAATACCACCCCGAGTCATCGCCGGGCCCTCACGATTCGCGCTACCTCTTCGATGATTTTGTACAGCTTATGAAAGACAAACGCTAA
- a CDS encoding cupin domain-containing protein, translating to MSETIRPLHYWVAHLGLLPHPEGGFYQETYRATGLIQAESLPSPMQGQGANNRSYATGIYFLLTGDTFSAFHRIQSDEMWHYYTGSHPLEVLVIHPDGRLQELYLGPDPTQGQSFQAVVPAGAWFASRVLKATTAEAYALVGCTVAPGFDFADFELASAQSLSAQYPQHTQLIKSLCRLS from the coding sequence ATGTCGGAGACCATTCGTCCACTTCATTATTGGGTAGCCCATCTAGGGCTACTCCCTCACCCTGAGGGTGGCTTTTATCAAGAAACCTACCGTGCCACGGGGCTAATACAGGCCGAGTCTTTGCCAAGCCCTATGCAGGGGCAAGGTGCTAACAACCGCAGCTATGCTACGGGAATCTACTTTTTGCTTACAGGCGATACTTTTTCGGCCTTTCATCGCATCCAGTCCGATGAAATGTGGCACTATTATACCGGCTCACATCCGCTGGAGGTGTTGGTCATTCACCCTGATGGTAGGCTACAAGAGTTGTACTTAGGCCCAGACCCTACACAAGGGCAAAGCTTTCAGGCCGTTGTTCCTGCTGGGGCTTGGTTTGCCTCTCGTGTGTTGAAGGCTACCACAGCAGAGGCCTATGCCTTAGTAGGCTGCACGGTTGCCCCGGGCTTTGATTTCGCAGACTTTGAGCTGGCTTCGGCTCAATCGCTCAGTGCCCAATACCCCCAACACACCCAGCTTATCAAGAGCCTTTGTCGGCTCTCGTGA
- the rpmI gene encoding 50S ribosomal protein L35, protein MPKVKRNSSAKKRFSLTGTGKVKRKHAFKRHILTKKTTKQKRALTHSGLVHESDMNNVKAMLNL, encoded by the coding sequence ATGCCGAAAGTAAAACGCAACTCAAGCGCAAAAAAGCGTTTCAGCCTCACTGGCACCGGCAAAGTAAAGCGTAAGCACGCCTTCAAGCGTCACATCTTGACTAAAAAAACCACTAAGCAAAAGCGCGCGCTAACGCACTCAGGCTTGGTACACGAGTCAGATATGAACAACGTAAAGGCAATGCTGAACCTTTAA
- the rplT gene encoding 50S ribosomal protein L20, which produces MPRSVNSVASRARRKKTLQRAKGFFGRRKNVWTVAKNAVEKALLYAYRDRKVKKRAFRSLWIQRINAGARLHGMSYSVFMNKVSQSNIQLNRKVLADLAMNHPEAFKAVVERVK; this is translated from the coding sequence ATGCCACGTTCGGTCAATTCCGTAGCTTCTAGAGCGAGAAGAAAAAAGACGCTACAGCGCGCCAAAGGTTTTTTTGGCCGTAGAAAAAATGTATGGACGGTTGCCAAAAATGCCGTCGAAAAAGCATTGCTATACGCCTACCGCGATAGAAAAGTAAAGAAGCGTGCCTTCCGTAGCTTGTGGATTCAGCGTATCAACGCCGGAGCACGTCTACACGGTATGTCATATTCTGTGTTTATGAACAAGGTGAGCCAAAGCAATATCCAGCTCAACCGTAAGGTATTGGCTGACCTTGCTATGAACCACCCTGAGGCTTTCAAAGCTGTGGTAGAGCGCGTAAAATAA
- a CDS encoding MFS transporter gives MRPTIYPPPPTQKSVYTAEVGLLFLSTFLFFASFNMLIPELPNYLRSLGGEAYIGLIIALFTATAAISRPFSGKLADTIGRIPVMMFGVAVCFMAGLLYPVLNFVLGFLVLRLVHGFSTGFTPTGNSAYLADIVPFEKRGEAMGILGLANSIGMAMGPAIGSMIVRFFSIEILFFTSSALALLAGLVLLRMRETVAQKQPFRWALLRIRREEIWEPRVTRPSVVMLLSAMPFGAVLTVLPDFSEHLGADKGLFFMSFTLASLVVRVVAGKVSDRIGRVIVVRVANLGMAAAFVFLSFVDTTMGLVMAAVFFGFFSGMNSPTLFAWTIDLGHPNYRGRAMGTIFIALELGIGLGALGSAWVYGSQVANFPLTFHCCAGATTLALLYTCLPKKKTIGSSRTHLDL, from the coding sequence ATGCGCCCAACCATATACCCACCGCCACCTACCCAGAAAAGCGTATACACCGCTGAGGTAGGCTTACTTTTTCTGAGTACTTTTCTCTTCTTTGCTAGTTTCAATATGCTCATTCCTGAGCTGCCCAATTATTTGCGCAGCTTGGGCGGCGAAGCCTATATTGGGTTGATTATTGCCCTTTTTACAGCTACAGCAGCCATCTCAAGGCCTTTTAGTGGCAAGCTTGCCGATACCATAGGCCGTATTCCGGTGATGATGTTTGGGGTGGCGGTTTGTTTTATGGCTGGATTGCTTTACCCAGTGCTCAATTTTGTATTGGGTTTTTTGGTTTTGCGGTTAGTCCACGGTTTTTCGACAGGCTTTACGCCTACCGGCAACTCCGCCTACTTAGCCGATATTGTGCCATTCGAGAAACGTGGCGAGGCGATGGGCATACTAGGCTTGGCCAATAGCATTGGGATGGCAATGGGGCCGGCCATAGGCAGTATGATTGTCCGTTTTTTTTCTATCGAAATCTTGTTTTTCACCTCCTCAGCCCTAGCCTTATTAGCTGGCTTGGTACTCCTAAGGATGCGCGAAACAGTTGCCCAGAAACAACCCTTTCGGTGGGCGCTTCTCCGTATTCGCCGCGAGGAAATATGGGAGCCCCGTGTAACACGTCCTTCGGTTGTGATGCTCTTGAGTGCGATGCCTTTTGGTGCTGTGTTGACGGTCTTACCTGATTTTAGCGAGCACTTAGGCGCTGATAAAGGGCTGTTTTTTATGAGTTTTACCCTTGCTTCCTTGGTGGTGCGGGTTGTTGCCGGAAAAGTTTCTGACCGCATCGGTCGGGTGATTGTTGTCAGGGTAGCCAACCTCGGTATGGCTGCTGCCTTTGTATTTCTCAGCTTCGTAGATACCACCATGGGTTTGGTGATGGCGGCTGTGTTTTTTGGTTTTTTCTCCGGAATGAACTCCCCAACGCTCTTTGCTTGGACTATAGATCTCGGCCACCCCAACTATAGAGGGCGTGCTATGGGTACTATTTTTATTGCCCTAGAGCTGGGTATCGGCCTGGGAGCCTTGGGTTCGGCCTGGGTGTATGGTAGCCAAGTAGCCAACTTCCCCCTTACATTTCATTGTTGTGCCGGAGCCACAACGCTGGCCTTACTCTATACTTGTTTGCCCAAGAAGAAAACCATCGGATCATCCCGCACACATCTAGACCTATAA
- a CDS encoding 6-pyruvoyl trahydropterin synthase family protein, with translation MVYVCRKEHFNAAHRLYNPAWTKEKNQEVFGICSNEYFHGHNFELIVTVKGHPQPDTGCVIDLKVLSSIIKREVIDKLDHRNMNIEVDFLQGKIPSCEVVVIEIWKILAKALSDYPHVQLHKLQLFETNKNFVEYYGE, from the coding sequence ATGGTATACGTTTGCAGAAAAGAGCATTTCAATGCGGCTCACCGTCTATATAACCCGGCTTGGACCAAAGAAAAAAACCAAGAGGTATTCGGCATTTGCTCCAATGAGTACTTCCACGGCCATAATTTTGAGCTAATCGTAACTGTCAAAGGGCATCCACAGCCTGATACCGGCTGTGTGATAGATCTCAAAGTATTGAGCAGTATCATCAAACGAGAGGTAATAGACAAGCTCGACCACCGAAATATGAACATCGAAGTTGATTTTTTGCAGGGCAAAATTCCGAGCTGCGAAGTAGTGGTGATAGAGATTTGGAAAATCTTGGCTAAAGCCTTAAGCGACTACCCACACGTACAGTTGCATAAGTTGCAGTTGTTTGAGACCAACAAAAACTTTGTGGAGTATTACGGAGAATAA
- a CDS encoding RagB/SusD family nutrient uptake outer membrane protein: MKSLHIYFAIFLVALLSSCELKRVIDPNRPSVDGFLENASRVELNNLAKGTEAHMRVGYDVFLKSVAVIGREAYLFDADPRNVQDLLGANGTRLDNNTFYLTSPYNNAYRTIKNANLLIEAADRSSLVNASEKNGYKGFARTVKAHCLLIVLNMLHENGIRVDVANPTALGPFLTREAALTAIRNLLNEAVVDLDAAGEAFPFSLSSGYNGFNTPATFKQINRALAARVAVYQQRWADVPALLAASFYTVGGDLQAGPRFVFSTAPNDFLNPMFYGEASDNIYVHPSFLTDATVGDTRVTNKTRLRPGGSRDVDGLTGTHIQNLYPTNTTPIPFIRNEELALIDAEVKIQTGDLPGAVTILNTIRSAAGLAAYSGTVDQAALIDELLRQRRYSLWLEGHRMIDLRRYNRLNAANVPIDRPGDIVHQQFPIPLNE; this comes from the coding sequence ATGAAATCATTACATATTTATTTTGCCATATTCTTGGTAGCGCTTTTAAGCTCCTGTGAGTTGAAGCGTGTCATTGACCCCAACCGACCCAGCGTAGATGGATTCCTAGAAAATGCCTCTCGGGTAGAGTTGAATAACCTTGCCAAAGGTACCGAGGCGCATATGCGTGTTGGCTATGATGTGTTCCTAAAGTCTGTCGCTGTGATTGGGCGCGAGGCATATCTCTTTGATGCTGACCCTCGTAATGTTCAGGACTTACTTGGGGCTAATGGAACTAGGTTAGACAATAATACATTTTATCTGACATCTCCCTACAATAATGCTTACCGGACTATCAAGAACGCCAACTTGTTGATAGAGGCTGCCGATCGCAGCTCGCTTGTCAATGCTTCGGAAAAAAACGGTTATAAGGGTTTTGCCAGAACTGTCAAAGCACACTGTCTCTTAATTGTCCTAAATATGTTGCATGAGAACGGTATCCGTGTTGATGTAGCCAACCCGACAGCTCTAGGCCCCTTTCTGACCCGAGAGGCCGCCCTAACAGCCATCCGAAATCTCCTCAATGAGGCTGTTGTAGATTTGGATGCTGCCGGTGAGGCTTTCCCCTTCAGCCTCTCTAGTGGATACAATGGATTTAACACTCCGGCCACATTCAAACAAATCAATCGTGCGCTCGCCGCAAGGGTGGCCGTATACCAACAACGATGGGCTGATGTACCGGCGTTATTGGCAGCTTCGTTTTATACTGTCGGGGGAGACCTACAGGCTGGACCTCGATTTGTGTTCTCTACCGCACCCAACGACTTCCTAAATCCTATGTTTTATGGAGAGGCATCGGATAACATCTACGTACACCCTTCATTCCTCACAGATGCCACAGTTGGTGATACACGTGTAACAAACAAAACACGCTTACGTCCTGGAGGTTCTAGAGACGTAGATGGGCTTACAGGGACTCATATCCAGAATTTATACCCTACCAATACGACTCCTATCCCCTTTATTCGTAATGAAGAGCTCGCACTCATTGATGCCGAAGTAAAAATACAAACTGGCGACTTGCCTGGTGCTGTTACGATTCTCAACACCATCAGAAGCGCAGCAGGCTTAGCAGCCTATAGCGGCACTGTCGATCAAGCCGCCCTCATCGATGAGCTGCTTCGCCAACGACGCTATTCCCTCTGGCTAGAAGGCCATCGGATGATTGACCTCCGCCGATACAACCGCCTCAATGCTGCTAATGTACCCATCGACCGACCAGGAGATATTGTACATCAACAGTTCCCCATACCTCTGAACGAATAA